One genomic segment of Pseudomonas sp. p1(2021b) includes these proteins:
- a CDS encoding LPS-assembly protein LptD, with translation MALKSPAFRRKFPLLVTGGLLALQPLATSYVVAAEQFDCQVSASGGWDCKPKTTASNLPPRPVHEGAALSSGGDAQVAETDADGEPKPVLVTESKGRGLKSRSEDYSHLDWVPRDKLTAAQLAETGPYCSGAYIEPTRPGMDDTTPQDESPTYLNAKVSRYQQEQQIATLAGDVVMRQGSMQVEADEANLYQAENRGELKGNVKLRDKGSLVVGDQAEIQLDTGEAKVDNAEYVMHQSRIRGNALYAKRGENAIIRLKDGTYTTCEPGSNAWQLKGNNITLNPATGFGTATNVTLRVKDFPVFYTPYIYFPIDDRRQSGFLPPSFSTSSDTGFMLVTPYYFNLAPNYDATLYPRYMAKRGLLMEGEFRYLTKSSEGQFGAAYLNDKNDDRKEQTDYKEKRWMYNWQHKGGLDSRLMTEVDYTDISDPFYFQDLETGQIGVESKDVVDQQGALTYRGDSYRARLNLHAYEMATISRITPYDKLPQITFDGMLPYHPGGFDFSYKTEAVRFDRDLKTGPVFNEDGQLDTTAGKEGQRLDENIFGLARANGTRLNIAPAISLPMEASYGFLKPTLKYVYTHYDLDLDSKGKNDLATASPATRDLQGDFSSTQSRSVPVFSVDSGLYFDRNTQWFGKNYRQTLEPRLFYLYVPYEDQKDIPVFDTGESYFNYASLFRDNRFSGSDRIGDENKLSLGVTNRWIEENGFERQRFSIGQAFYFKDRKVQLPGIDWRTRDDSQSDVSPYALEYQYAFNRDWRFNSDYNWDPDSRSPRSGSAMFHYQPEDNPNKIVNLGYRYRNDLVRYDSLTGRWQVGGGDYGRPGDPNYVKDYYKIEQHDFSVIWPIVPQWSVIARWQHDYNRNRTLEAMGGFEYDNCCWKLRLINRYWLDYDDFSQAVPQNEKGDHGVFLQIVLKGLGGVVGNKVESFLDEGIQGYRTREDQAY, from the coding sequence ATGGCATTGAAATCCCCCGCGTTTCGTAGAAAGTTTCCGTTGCTGGTGACTGGCGGCCTGCTGGCCCTGCAACCTCTGGCCACGTCATACGTGGTGGCAGCCGAGCAGTTCGACTGCCAAGTGTCCGCCTCCGGTGGTTGGGACTGCAAGCCCAAAACCACTGCCAGCAACCTGCCTCCGCGCCCGGTGCATGAAGGTGCTGCGCTGAGCTCCGGCGGTGACGCCCAGGTGGCCGAGACCGATGCCGACGGCGAACCCAAGCCGGTGCTGGTCACCGAGAGCAAGGGCCGTGGCCTGAAATCGCGCAGCGAAGACTACAGCCACCTGGACTGGGTGCCGCGCGACAAGCTCACCGCCGCGCAGCTGGCCGAGACCGGCCCGTACTGCAGTGGCGCGTATATCGAGCCGACACGCCCGGGCATGGACGACACCACGCCCCAGGACGAGTCGCCGACCTACCTGAACGCCAAGGTTTCCCGCTACCAGCAGGAGCAGCAGATCGCAACCCTCGCCGGTGACGTGGTCATGCGCCAGGGCAGCATGCAGGTCGAGGCCGACGAGGCCAACCTGTACCAGGCCGAGAACCGCGGCGAGCTCAAGGGCAACGTCAAGTTGCGCGACAAGGGCTCGCTGGTCGTCGGCGACCAGGCCGAGATCCAGCTGGACACCGGCGAGGCCAAGGTCGACAACGCCGAATACGTGATGCACCAATCGCGCATCCGCGGCAACGCGCTGTACGCCAAGCGTGGCGAAAACGCCATCATCCGCCTCAAGGACGGTACTTACACCACCTGTGAGCCGGGCAGCAATGCGTGGCAGCTCAAGGGCAACAACATCACCTTGAACCCGGCCACCGGCTTCGGCACCGCGACCAACGTCACCCTGCGGGTCAAGGATTTCCCGGTGTTCTATACACCGTACATCTACTTCCCGATCGACGACCGTCGCCAGTCCGGCTTCCTGCCGCCGTCGTTCAGCACCAGCAGCGACACCGGCTTCATGCTGGTCACGCCGTACTACTTCAACCTGGCGCCGAACTACGACGCCACCTTGTATCCGCGCTACATGGCCAAGCGTGGCTTGTTGATGGAAGGCGAATTCCGCTACCTGACCAAGTCCAGCGAAGGCCAGTTCGGTGCTGCGTACCTGAACGACAAGAACGACGATCGTAAAGAGCAGACCGACTACAAAGAAAAGCGCTGGATGTACAACTGGCAGCACAAGGGCGGGCTGGATTCGCGCTTGATGACCGAGGTGGACTACACCGATATCAGTGATCCGTTCTATTTCCAGGATCTGGAGACGGGGCAGATTGGGGTAGAGAGCAAGGATGTGGTCGATCAGCAAGGTGCGCTCACCTATCGGGGTGACAGCTACCGTGCGCGCTTGAACCTGCATGCCTATGAGATGGCGACCATTTCGCGCATCACCCCTTACGACAAGCTGCCGCAGATCACCTTCGACGGCATGCTGCCGTATCATCCAGGTGGCTTCGACTTCAGCTACAAGACCGAGGCCGTTCGCTTTGATCGTGACCTGAAGACCGGTCCGGTCTTCAACGAAGACGGTCAGCTAGATACGACGGCAGGTAAGGAAGGCCAACGACTGGACGAAAATATCTTCGGTCTGGCTCGTGCCAACGGCACGCGTCTGAATATTGCGCCGGCTATCAGTCTGCCAATGGAAGCTAGCTACGGCTTCCTGAAACCGACCTTGAAGTATGTCTACACCCACTACGATCTCGATCTAGACAGCAAAGGCAAGAATGACCTTGCCACAGCCAGTCCAGCCACTCGTGACCTGCAGGGCGACTTCTCCAGCACACAAAGCCGTAGCGTTCCGGTCTTCAGCGTAGATAGCGGCTTGTATTTCGATCGTAATACCCAATGGTTCGGCAAGAACTATCGCCAAACCCTGGAGCCGCGCCTGTTCTATCTCTACGTTCCGTATGAGGATCAGAAGGACATCCCGGTCTTCGACACCGGCGAATCCTACTTCAACTATGCCTCGCTGTTCCGTGATAATCGCTTCAGTGGCTCCGACCGCATCGGTGATGAGAATAAGCTGTCGCTGGGCGTGACCAACCGCTGGATTGAAGAAAACGGCTTCGAACGTCAACGCTTCAGCATTGGCCAAGCCTTCTATTTCAAAGATCGTAAGGTCCAGCTGCCAGGCATCGATTGGCGCACCCGCGACGACTCACAATCGGATGTATCGCCATACGCGCTCGAATACCAGTATGCCTTCAACCGCGATTGGCGCTTCAACTCCGACTACAACTGGGACCCGGACAGCCGCAGCCCACGCTCCGGCAGCGCGATGTTCCACTACCAGCCGGAAGACAACCCGAACAAGATCGTCAACCTGGGTTATCGCTACCGCAACGACCTGGTTCGCTACGACTCGCTGACCGGTCGGTGGCAGGTTGGCGGCGGCGATTACGGCAGACCTGGCGACCCGAACTACGTCAAGGACTACTACAAGATCGAGCAGCACGACTTCTCGGTCATCTGGCCGATCGTCCCTCAGTGGAGTGTTATCGCCCGCTGGCAGCATGACTACAACCGCAACCGCACCCTGGAAGCCATGGGCGGTTTCGAGTACGACAATTGCTGCTGGAAGCTGCGCCTGATCAACCGCTACTGGCTCGACTACGACGACTTCAGCCAGGCCGTTCCGCAAAACGAGAAAGGCGACCACGGCGTCTTCCTGCAAATCGTGCTCAAAGGCCTCGGCGGCGTTGTGGGCAACAAGGTCGAGTCGTTCCTCGACGAAGGCATTCAAGGTTACCGTACACGTGAAGACCAAGCTTATTGA
- a CDS encoding aminoglycoside phosphotransferase family protein translates to MPDHDVRLQQLTAWLDEQLAHLFHDNAWGEVPAGRLTAASSDASFRRYFRWEAAGHSFVIMDAPPPQENCRPFVEIDHLLASAGVHVPTIHAQDLERGFLLLGDLGHKTYLEIIDADNADPLFADAIEALLAFQRLPMSAPLPSYDNALLRREVELFPEWYVGRELGLAFTEAQQAIWQRVSQLLIDSALAQPKVLVHRDFMPRNLMQSEPNPGVLDFQDAVYGPVTYDITCLFKDAFVSWPQARVEGWLRDYWQKARAAGIPVQSDFEAFHRASDLMGVQRHLKVIGIFARICHRDGKPRYLSDVPRFFAYIDEVISRRPELAELGQLIAELQAGARP, encoded by the coding sequence ATGCCCGATCACGATGTACGCCTGCAACAACTGACCGCCTGGCTCGATGAACAGCTTGCCCACCTTTTCCATGACAACGCCTGGGGCGAAGTGCCCGCAGGCCGCCTGACCGCGGCCAGCAGCGACGCGAGCTTCCGCCGCTACTTCCGCTGGGAGGCCGCTGGCCACAGCTTCGTGATCATGGATGCACCGCCGCCCCAGGAGAACTGCCGCCCGTTCGTCGAGATCGATCATCTGCTGGCCAGCGCCGGCGTGCATGTCCCCACTATCCACGCCCAGGACCTGGAACGTGGCTTCCTGCTGCTGGGTGACCTGGGACACAAGACCTACCTGGAAATCATCGATGCCGACAACGCCGATCCGTTGTTCGCCGATGCCATCGAAGCCTTGCTCGCGTTCCAGCGCTTGCCGATGAGCGCGCCGCTGCCCAGCTACGACAACGCCTTGCTGCGTCGCGAAGTGGAGCTGTTCCCGGAGTGGTACGTAGGGCGGGAGCTGGGCTTGGCCTTCACCGAGGCGCAGCAGGCGATCTGGCAGCGTGTGAGCCAATTGCTGATCGACAGCGCCCTGGCCCAGCCCAAGGTGCTGGTGCACCGCGACTTCATGCCACGCAACCTGATGCAGAGCGAGCCGAACCCAGGCGTGCTGGACTTCCAGGATGCCGTGTACGGCCCGGTGACCTACGACATCACCTGCCTGTTCAAGGACGCCTTCGTCAGTTGGCCCCAGGCGCGTGTCGAAGGCTGGCTGCGCGACTACTGGCAGAAAGCACGCGCGGCCGGTATCCCGGTCCAGTCCGATTTCGAGGCCTTCCACCGCGCCAGCGACCTCATGGGCGTGCAGCGCCACCTCAAGGTGATCGGGATCTTCGCCCGCATCTGCCACCGTGATGGCAAGCCCCGCTATCTGTCCGACGTGCCACGCTTCTTCGCCTACATCGACGAGGTCATCAGCCGCCGCCCCGAGTTGGCCGAGCTGGGCCAGCTGATCGCCGAACTCCAAGCCGGAGCTCGCCCATGA
- the murU gene encoding N-acetylmuramate alpha-1-phosphate uridylyltransferase MurU, with the protein MKAMILAAGKGERMRPLTLHTPKPLVPAAGQPLIEYHLQALARAGFTEVVINHAWLGQQIEDHLGDGARFGLSLRYSPEGEPLETGGGIFKALPLLGDAPFLLVNGDIFTDYDFARLRAPLAGLAHLVLVDNPGHHGRGDFRLAGEQVVDGDDAPGTLTFSGISVLDPALFDGCQPGAFKLAPLLRQAMSQGQVTGEHYAGHWVDVGTLERLAEVERLIAGRA; encoded by the coding sequence ATGAAGGCGATGATCCTGGCGGCGGGCAAGGGCGAACGCATGCGCCCCCTGACCCTGCACACGCCCAAGCCGTTGGTACCGGCGGCTGGCCAGCCGTTGATCGAGTATCACCTGCAGGCCTTGGCCCGAGCAGGCTTCACCGAGGTGGTGATCAACCATGCCTGGCTCGGCCAGCAGATCGAAGACCATCTGGGCGATGGCGCCCGCTTTGGCCTGAGCCTCCGCTATTCGCCAGAAGGCGAGCCGCTGGAAACCGGTGGCGGTATCTTCAAGGCCCTGCCGTTGCTGGGGGATGCACCGTTCCTGCTGGTCAATGGCGATATTTTCACCGACTACGACTTCGCCCGGTTGCGCGCACCGTTGGCCGGCCTTGCCCACCTCGTGCTGGTGGACAACCCAGGCCATCACGGGCGGGGCGATTTCCGCCTGGCCGGCGAGCAGGTCGTGGACGGCGACGATGCGCCCGGGACCCTGACCTTCAGCGGCATCTCGGTACTCGATCCCGCCCTGTTCGACGGTTGCCAGCCCGGTGCTTTCAAGCTGGCGCCTCTGCTGCGCCAGGCCATGAGCCAGGGGCAGGTCACTGGCGAGCACTATGCGGGCCATTGGGTCGATGTCGGCACCCTCGAGCGCTTGGCCGAGGTCGAGCGCCTGATCGCCGGGCGCGCCTGA